The Pseudooceanicola aestuarii genomic sequence TGGTCGAGAATTTCAAGCTGGGCGGGCTGAAGAAATACGGGCTGGATTACGACAGCCTGAAAGAGGTGAACCCCCGGTTGATCTATTGCTCCATCACCGGGTTCGGTCAGACCGGGCCCTATGCCCACCGGGCGGGGTATGATTACATCATCCAGGGCATGTCGGGCCTGATGTCGATCACCGGCGAACCCGATGGCGCGCCGCAGCGCGCGGGGGTGGCGATCACCGACCTGTTCACCGGCGTCTATTCCGCCACGGCGATCCTGGCCGCGCTGCACCAGCGGCAGACCACGGGTCGGGGGCAGCATATCGACATGGCGCTGTTGGATTGCGCGGTGTCGATCACCGCCAATCAGGCGCTGAACTATCTGACCACCGGCACACCGCCGGCGCGGACGGGGAATTATCACCCCAATCTGGGCCCCTACCAGACCTTCGCGGTGTCGGACGGGCATATCATCATCGCAACCGGCAATGACGGCCAGTACCATCGCCTGTGCGACCTGCTGGACCTGTCGGGGATGAAGGACGACCCGCGGTTCCTGACCAATTCCGACCGCGTCGCCAACCGCGAGGAGATGGCCGCCCTGTTGCAGGAAGCCTGCCTGCGGTTCACCGGGGCCGCGCTGCTGGCCGCCTGCGAGGCGCAGGGCGTGCCTGCCGGGCCGATCAACACCATGCGCGACGTGTTTGATGACCCGCAGGTGCAGGCGCGCGGGATGCGGGTGGATCTGGATGGGGTGCCCAATGTGCGCTCCCCCTTCCGGTTTTCCGATGCGGATCTGGCGCTGGATCGTCCCGCCCCCGTTCTGGGGCAGGACGATGACACGGCGGCGCGCGGTTAGCGCATCAATTCAGGCAGGTCGCCGGTCAGTCCGGCGGCCTCCCGGATAAAGCTGCGGCGCAGGCCGGGCAGGGCGTTGATCGCTCCCATCCCCAGATCGCGCCCCAGACGCAGCAGCGGGTTGTCATTGGAAAACAACCGGTTGCTGAGGTCTGTCGCCAGGGCAAGGGATTGCGTGTCGAACCGGCGCCATTCCTGGTACCGCTCCAGCACGTCGATGGCGCCGATATCCTCGCCGCGCTGGCGGGCGTCGGTCAGCACCTGCGCCAATGCGCCGATATCGCGCAGCCCGGCGTTCAGGCCCTGGCCCGCGATCGGGTGCAGCCCATGCGCGGCATCGCCCACCAGTGCCAGCCGGGGCGCGACGAAGCGGTCGCAGATCGACAGGCCGAGAGGGTAGGAGAACCGCGCCCCCTCCAGCCGGATATCGCCCAGAAAGTCGCCAAAGCGCGGGCGCAGGGCGGCGAGGTATTCCCCCTCCGGCAGGGCGGCGATCTCGCGGGCCAGGGCGTCCCGTTCGCTCCACACGATGGAGGACCGGTTGCCCGGCAACGGCAGGATCGCCAGCGGCCCGGCGGGCATGAAGAACTGATGCGCCACGCCGTCGTGCGGCCTTTCATGCGCGATGGCGCAAACCAGTGCCGTCTGCCCATAGCCCCAGCCGCGCCGCGCGATGCCCGCCCGCCGCGCCGTGCCGCTGGACCGCCCGTCGCAGCCCGCCAGAACCTGTCCGTGCAGCACCCGGCCGGAGGCCAGGGTGACGCTGGCGGTCGTGGGGGTGATCTCCTGCGCGGTCACCGTCTCTCCCGCCAGATGAGTGATCGCCGGGCTGTCGGCCATCGCCGCCTGCAAGGCGCGGCGCAGGTGACGGTCTTCCAGCATGTGGCCCATCGGGCCTTCTTCGATCTCCGCATGGTCGAAATGCATGAAAAAGGGCGCGGCACCGGTGCCGGGATGGCCATCGCTGACCTTGATCTCCAGCATCGGCTGGCTGTCCGTGCCGACACGGTCCCAGACCCCCACCGCGCGCAGCAGCCGGACGGAGGCCAGCGCCAGCGAATAGGCGCGGCCGTCAAAACCGGCGTCGCCATGGGCTGCGTCGGGCAGGGCGTCGATCACGGTGCTGGAGAAGCCGGCCCGCGCCAGGGCCAGGGCCAGAACCGGGCCGTTCAGGCCGCCGCCGGTGATCAGGATGTCGCTGTCAATGCTCATGCCCCGCAATATGTGCGGCCGGGCTGGTTTGTCCATGCGCCCTGCTGCCGCTGCTCCCGTCGCGCGGGACGGGGCAGGGGGACTGTGGCACGGGGGTCGCGGCATTGTCTTAAATACAACAAACGGATGGCAGGCCCCGGCACCCGCTGGACGGGTGGCCGACCAATGCGCTACGATCCGGCAAAACGGGGCGATAACGATCCCGTAATCCTGAGGCAGCGCACATGTACCCCGAGCGGTTTTCGAACCTACCGGAATACGCATTCCCACGCCTGCGCGCCCTGCTGGATCATCACGATCCGGGCGGCGAGGTTGTGGATATGACGATTGGTGAGCCAAAGCACCCGTTTCCGGATTGGGTGCCGACGGTTATTGCCGATCATTCCGAAGAATTCGGGCGGTATCCGCCCAACGATGGCACCCCGGCCCTGCGCGGCGCGATCCGTGACTGGGTCGCGCGGCGGTTCGGCACGACACTGGAGGCTGACAGCCAGATCGCGGCGGTGAACGGCACGCGCGAGGCGC encodes the following:
- a CDS encoding CaiB/BaiF CoA transferase family protein; its protein translation is MSAPLSGLKVVELARILAGPWAGQTLADLGAEVIKVESPAGDDTRQWGPPFVERDGDRSAAYYYSCNRGKSSVTCDFRTPEGQEMVRDLVRDADILVENFKLGGLKKYGLDYDSLKEVNPRLIYCSITGFGQTGPYAHRAGYDYIIQGMSGLMSITGEPDGAPQRAGVAITDLFTGVYSATAILAALHQRQTTGRGQHIDMALLDCAVSITANQALNYLTTGTPPARTGNYHPNLGPYQTFAVSDGHIIIATGNDGQYHRLCDLLDLSGMKDDPRFLTNSDRVANREEMAALLQEACLRFTGAALLAACEAQGVPAGPINTMRDVFDDPQVQARGMRVDLDGVPNVRSPFRFSDADLALDRPAPVLGQDDDTAARG
- a CDS encoding UbiH/UbiF/VisC/COQ6 family ubiquinone biosynthesis hydroxylase; its protein translation is MDKPARPHILRGMSIDSDILITGGGLNGPVLALALARAGFSSTVIDALPDAAHGDAGFDGRAYSLALASVRLLRAVGVWDRVGTDSQPMLEIKVSDGHPGTGAAPFFMHFDHAEIEEGPMGHMLEDRHLRRALQAAMADSPAITHLAGETVTAQEITPTTASVTLASGRVLHGQVLAGCDGRSSGTARRAGIARRGWGYGQTALVCAIAHERPHDGVAHQFFMPAGPLAILPLPGNRSSIVWSERDALAREIAALPEGEYLAALRPRFGDFLGDIRLEGARFSYPLGLSICDRFVAPRLALVGDAAHGLHPIAGQGLNAGLRDIGALAQVLTDARQRGEDIGAIDVLERYQEWRRFDTQSLALATDLSNRLFSNDNPLLRLGRDLGMGAINALPGLRRSFIREAAGLTGDLPELMR